The following nucleotide sequence is from Paenibacillus andongensis.
ATTGTGAAAGCAATCGAGCTCACCACTAGCTTTTTCATATACGTTGGGTTCATACTTTTAATCCCTCCTTTCCTGTTGGATTAGGACTACAGCGCTTAGTCTGTGCAGAAGGGGTTAATTTTACTTTAAAGGAACCTTAGTCTCACATAAAAATTTCCATAAATCTGATTTACTTAGCGTTCACAGCCATCTGATAAAGAGGGATGAGCTTCTCAAAAGTTTGTTTAATAAGCAGCTCAAGTTCAGCCGGTTTCCCTAGCACGGGATCCTTGAAACTGAGGTTGCGGCCGATGAGCAGCTCCGCTTTTTTGACATCACGGAAACGAATTAATGCGTCGTTCCAGCCGCTGCGATCAAGATCGGACAGGGGGGTAACGTCTTTTTTCATATGGTCGAAGGAAAGGACGAAATCGGATGGAATTTCTTTTTGCAAACGGTCGATTTCTTTCATGTAGGTAGTTGCAATGTTACTTTTATTCGGGAGTTCATAAATAAGTGCCAACCAAATAAACACTCGATCATCAAATAGACCTACTTGGAAGTGAGGTACCTGTTTATACCCTCGTTTGTTTGGACAAATCGCCAGCCAAGTATCAACAGGGGGATTCACTTTACGTCTTAAGTGTTTAGCGATATGTAGGAACATTTCTGTACCGGAAAGGACGGACAAATCCTGAGCCAATGCATCACCTAATGCTTTAAATTTAGGCTGAATGCGCTCTCGAATGGCTTCCATACGTCCATCAAGACCTTCTATAGCAAAGGTATCGAAATCATGCTGTGCAAATCCAATGAAACTCATTTGTTTAATTCCTCTTTTCAATTACGTTTTCAATTATTCTAAAGCAATTCGTGTATTCCCGCAATAAATACGAGTTTCAGATAAGGAAGTAGGCCATCGGACCGATTTTATGACAGAAAAGCAGGAAAAAAGTGGAACCATGCCGAATTATGTGATAACTATCAATCAGGAAAGACAGGAGAATTTAATCGTATGAGGATGTCAAAATGGTCTAAAATAGCGGTACTTGGCACTTTAATGGGAACTTGTTTCACAGCGGGTGTTTACGCACAGGATGTGCTGCAGCGCGTTGATGCTTACTTAAGAAACGATTTTAAAGTCGTCGTGAATGGGCAAGAAGTGAAGCTGGCGAATCCGCCTTTAATTTATAATAATTCCAGTTATTTGCCGGTGAAGGAACTTGGAACTTATTTAGGAGCGGTTGTGAATTGGAAGGATAGCACGAAAACCATCTATCTGAATTCCCGTATTAATCCCCAGCAGCCTGCGGAAGGCAACGAAACGAATTATACAGAAATTGTGCTGCAGTACCCCTATCCACAGTACTTGGATTATTTAGGGGGGACTTATCCGATTCTAGTTAATACGACGGATCAGACATATTACCGGTTGAAAGATCTGGACCGAATGGGGGTTTCTACGGGCGGATTACGGAAAGCGAAGGAAAAGTATACAGAGGATATTTATGTCAGCGAAGAAGAATTGAAAAAGAGTTGGAAAGAAACGCCGCAAATTTCCTATCTCATAAATGAACCCATCGTGATTACAGGGGAGCAGGATCCAGTAAAGCTCAAGACAATCAGAGCGTATGTGGAAGGTTTTCGATATTATGAGATCAATAAAGTACCTTACATGACGAATCCAATTATCATCGATGCGCTGCCTGAAGAGAATAC
It contains:
- a CDS encoding YktB family protein: MSFIGFAQHDFDTFAIEGLDGRMEAIRERIQPKFKALGDALAQDLSVLSGTEMFLHIAKHLRRKVNPPVDTWLAICPNKRGYKQVPHFQVGLFDDRVFIWLALIYELPNKSNIATTYMKEIDRLQKEIPSDFVLSFDHMKKDVTPLSDLDRSGWNDALIRFRDVKKAELLIGRNLSFKDPVLGKPAELELLIKQTFEKLIPLYQMAVNAK
- a CDS encoding copper amine oxidase N-terminal domain-containing protein; this translates as MRMSKWSKIAVLGTLMGTCFTAGVYAQDVLQRVDAYLRNDFKVVVNGQEVKLANPPLIYNNSSYLPVKELGTYLGAVVNWKDSTKTIYLNSRINPQQPAEGNETNYTEIVLQYPYPQYLDYLGGTYPILVNTTDQTYYRLKDLDRMGVSTGGLRKAKEKYTEDIYVSEEELKKSWKETPQISYLINEPIVITGEQDPVKLKTIRAYVEGFRYYEINKVPYMTNPIIIDALPEENTYSYLLTENGHFYRTTLKLTQINGNNNKPDYVVGSSSKEDIQVTRVK